A region of Mammaliicoccus sp. Dog046 DNA encodes the following proteins:
- the gyrB gene encoding DNA topoisomerase (ATP-hydrolyzing) subunit B, with amino-acid sequence MSEQNNASSYGADQIQVLEGLEAVRKRPGMYIGSTAARGLHHLVWEIVDNSIDEALAGYADHVELVIEKDNWIKVTDNGRGIPVDIQEKMGRPAVEVILTVLHAGGKFGGGGYKVSGGLHGVGSSVVNALSSQLEVYVHRNNEIYHQAYKRGVPAFDLKVVGETEHTGTTIRFKADSEIFTETTVYDYETLQKRVRELAFLNKGIQISLRDERDDENIQEDSYHYEGGIKSYVEMLNKSKEVLYDEPIYIHDSKDDVEVEISLQHNSGFGTTLLTYANNIHTYEGGTHEDGFKRALTRVINSYGIKNKLLKESEEKLSGEDVREGMTAVVSVKHGDPQFEGQTKTKLGNSEVRQIVDKLFSELFERFLLENPNVARIVVDKGVMASRARLAAKKAREVTRRKSALEVSSLPGKLADCSSKKPDECELYIVEGDSAGGSAKLGRDSRTQAILPLRGKILNVEKARLDRILGNNEIRAMITGLGTGIGGEFDISKARYHKLVIMTDADVDGAHIRTLLLTFFYRFMRPLIEAGYVYIAQPPLYKVEQGKKKYYVFNDRELDKLKEELSATPKLSIARYKGLGEMNADQLWETTMNPENRAMLQVTLTDAIEADETFEMLMGDVVEFRRQFIEENAEYATLDI; translated from the coding sequence GTGTCAGAACAAAATAACGCTTCAAGTTATGGTGCAGATCAGATACAAGTATTAGAAGGTTTAGAGGCAGTCCGTAAACGCCCTGGTATGTATATAGGTTCTACAGCCGCAAGAGGTTTACACCATTTAGTATGGGAAATCGTAGATAATAGTATCGACGAAGCATTAGCTGGATATGCAGACCATGTAGAACTTGTTATTGAGAAAGATAATTGGATCAAAGTAACAGATAACGGTAGAGGTATTCCAGTTGATATTCAAGAGAAAATGGGACGTCCTGCTGTAGAAGTTATCTTAACCGTATTACACGCAGGTGGTAAATTCGGCGGTGGCGGATATAAAGTATCTGGTGGCTTACACGGTGTTGGTTCTTCTGTCGTAAACGCTCTTTCTTCTCAACTAGAAGTTTATGTTCATCGTAATAATGAAATATATCATCAAGCATATAAAAGAGGTGTACCAGCTTTCGATTTGAAAGTTGTTGGTGAAACAGAACATACAGGTACGACAATTCGTTTTAAAGCGGATAGTGAAATATTCACGGAAACGACTGTATATGATTATGAAACATTGCAGAAACGTGTACGTGAATTAGCATTCCTAAACAAAGGCATTCAAATTTCATTGAGAGATGAAAGAGATGACGAAAATATTCAAGAAGATTCATACCACTACGAAGGCGGTATTAAATCTTACGTTGAAATGCTTAATAAATCTAAAGAAGTATTATATGATGAGCCGATTTATATTCATGATTCTAAAGACGATGTCGAAGTTGAAATTTCACTTCAACATAACAGTGGATTTGGTACAACATTACTTACTTATGCGAATAACATTCATACTTATGAAGGTGGTACGCATGAGGATGGATTTAAACGTGCATTAACACGTGTAATCAACAGCTATGGCATAAAGAACAAATTACTTAAAGAAAGTGAAGAAAAGCTTTCAGGTGAAGATGTTCGTGAAGGTATGACTGCTGTAGTTTCTGTGAAACATGGTGATCCTCAGTTTGAAGGACAAACGAAAACAAAACTTGGTAATTCTGAAGTACGTCAAATTGTTGATAAATTATTCTCAGAACTATTTGAACGATTCTTATTAGAGAATCCAAACGTTGCAAGAATTGTTGTAGATAAAGGTGTTATGGCATCTAGAGCAAGACTTGCTGCTAAAAAAGCGAGAGAAGTAACAAGACGTAAATCTGCATTAGAAGTTTCAAGTTTACCTGGTAAACTTGCAGATTGTTCAAGTAAAAAACCTGACGAATGTGAATTATATATCGTAGAGGGTGACTCTGCGGGTGGTTCAGCTAAACTAGGTCGTGACTCAAGAACACAAGCAATCTTACCGCTACGTGGTAAAATCTTAAACGTTGAGAAAGCACGTCTAGATAGAATATTAGGTAATAACGAAATTCGCGCAATGATTACTGGTTTAGGGACTGGTATTGGTGGAGAATTTGATATTAGTAAAGCACGTTATCATAAACTAGTTATCATGACAGATGCCGATGTTGATGGTGCGCATATTCGAACGCTCCTATTAACATTCTTCTATAGATTTATGAGACCGTTGATTGAAGCGGGATATGTTTATATTGCACAACCGCCTTTATATAAAGTTGAACAAGGTAAGAAGAAATATTACGTATTCAACGATAGAGAATTAGATAAATTAAAAGAAGAACTAAGCGCTACACCTAAATTATCTATAGCACGTTACAAAGGTCTTGGAGAGATGAATGCTGATCAATTGTGGGAAACAACAATGAACCCTGAAAATCGCGCAATGCTTCAAGTAACACTGACTGATGCGATAGAAGCTGACGAAACGTTCGAAATGCTTATGGGAGACGTAGTTGAGTTTCGTCGTCAATTTATTGAAGAAAATGCCGAATACGCAACGTTAGATATATAA
- a CDS encoding DsbA family protein produces the protein MANKNSNGNIMFLMITILVIVVGIVLLVVFGGNGSSNKEDSLFDRTVKAMDLSKDTAKNPTHKKDKAKVQIVEFGDFKCPSCKAFETNYMDQLEKDYINKDKVEYRFVNAPFHGDGSELGGASAHAVYKVAPDAYWNYHRALFEAQPDDHNEQSDDEWLTLKVVQKAVDNLDIDKAKKDEIMKLVKDRNSESYKQMKNDSDLVKKYDVTMTPTIVIDGKVLADPMDFDKVTKAIDQAVKKKEK, from the coding sequence ATGGCAAATAAGAATAGTAACGGGAATATCATGTTTCTTATGATAACAATACTTGTAATTGTTGTTGGTATCGTATTACTTGTTGTATTTGGTGGGAACGGTAGCAGCAACAAAGAAGATAGTTTATTTGATCGAACTGTTAAAGCAATGGACTTGTCTAAAGATACAGCAAAGAATCCAACGCATAAAAAAGACAAAGCAAAAGTTCAAATCGTAGAATTTGGAGATTTCAAATGCCCATCTTGTAAAGCTTTTGAAACAAATTATATGGATCAACTTGAGAAAGATTATATAAATAAAGACAAAGTAGAATATCGATTTGTGAATGCACCATTCCATGGAGACGGTTCTGAACTAGGCGGTGCATCAGCACATGCTGTTTATAAAGTTGCACCAGATGCGTATTGGAATTATCACAGAGCATTATTTGAAGCACAACCAGATGATCACAATGAACAAAGTGATGACGAATGGTTAACGCTAAAAGTAGTTCAAAAAGCAGTAGACAACTTAGATATTGATAAAGCTAAAAAAGATGAAATCATGAAGTTAGTCAAAGATAGAAATTCAGAATCATATAAACAAATGAAAAATGATTCGGATTTAGTGAAAAAATATGATGTCACTATGACACCAACTATTGTTATAGATGGCAAAGTACTTGCTGATCCAATGGACTTTGATAAAGTAACTAAAGCAATCGATCAAGCAGTAAAAAAGAAAGAAAAATAA
- a CDS encoding disulfide oxidoreductase, which produces MKQQYALFISWVIALVAMLGSLYFSEIREFVPCTLCWFQRICMYPLVLILGIGSFQNDYNVKKIALPLSLIGLCISTWHYLEQKVPGFAEIKPCTQGVPCTSEYINVFGFVTIPFLAGLAFLLISLILIFVKKEKHI; this is translated from the coding sequence TTGAAACAGCAATATGCACTATTTATTTCCTGGGTAATTGCTTTAGTTGCAATGCTTGGTAGCTTGTATTTTAGTGAAATACGCGAATTTGTACCGTGTACACTATGTTGGTTCCAGAGAATATGCATGTATCCACTCGTATTAATTTTAGGAATCGGTTCGTTTCAGAATGACTATAATGTGAAAAAGATCGCATTGCCGTTATCTTTAATAGGACTATGTATATCAACGTGGCATTATTTAGAACAGAAAGTACCTGGTTTTGCTGAAATTAAGCCGTGTACGCAAGGTGTGCCATGTACTTCTGAATATATCAATGTATTTGGCTTTGTAACGATACCATTCTTAGCAGGATTAGCATTTTTATTAATAAGTTTAATTTTAATCTTTGTTAAGAAAGAAAAGCATATTTAA
- a CDS encoding ABC transporter permease: MNKFTTTFNLTYLQKVKSKSFIIMTAIFMIFIFGLSNVDKIIELFDNDSKTVAIQTDNEMVYKTLEKQYKQSDDIKKVKKVSLKEGKKGVESEKYKRLVQVNVNAEKVSGTIYEKGKVSEKEKLTLQTTLSQMQSSLTAQKLKLSQEDLKTLNTPSKVDTQEIKSDNQQSNKINPKVQSLNTAVVYIIICLSVFIVMNYVNQIGSEIATEKTTRVIEMIVTSVKPSIHVTAKILAVIAVAFTQLFFIALAIVISIFAFDLKGLFEAAGVQYGPETTKIIIYGTIFLILAVISYISLAAILGALTSRIEDLAQSMMPVNFIALASFYIALFSMSNPDTLLVKITSFIPLLSPMVMLLRTLSETTPEWHLILGIVISVLTSVILLIIAARTYRGSVLTYEKGIVKNFKNALNITKS, translated from the coding sequence ATGAATAAATTTACAACGACATTTAATTTAACTTATTTGCAAAAGGTAAAAAGTAAGTCATTTATCATAATGACTGCAATATTTATGATTTTTATATTTGGATTAAGCAACGTTGATAAAATTATAGAACTATTTGATAACGACAGTAAGACTGTTGCCATACAGACAGATAACGAAATGGTTTATAAAACGTTAGAAAAGCAATATAAGCAAAGTGATGATATCAAGAAAGTGAAGAAAGTATCGCTTAAAGAAGGTAAAAAGGGCGTTGAAAGCGAAAAGTATAAACGTTTGGTTCAAGTGAATGTTAACGCAGAAAAAGTTTCAGGTACGATTTATGAAAAAGGAAAAGTAAGTGAAAAAGAGAAATTAACTTTACAAACGACGTTAAGTCAAATGCAATCGTCATTGACGGCTCAAAAACTTAAACTATCACAAGAAGATTTAAAAACATTAAACACGCCAAGTAAAGTTGATACTCAAGAAATAAAATCAGACAATCAGCAATCCAATAAAATAAATCCAAAGGTACAATCGTTAAATACAGCTGTTGTATATATCATTATTTGCTTATCAGTCTTTATTGTGATGAACTACGTTAACCAAATCGGTTCTGAAATTGCGACTGAGAAGACAACACGTGTCATTGAAATGATTGTTACAAGTGTGAAACCATCTATACACGTCACTGCGAAAATTCTTGCTGTGATAGCAGTAGCATTTACACAGCTTTTCTTTATAGCACTTGCGATTGTGATTAGTATCTTTGCTTTTGATTTGAAAGGATTGTTTGAAGCAGCTGGTGTACAATATGGCCCTGAGACGACAAAAATCATCATATATGGAACGATATTCTTAATTTTGGCTGTTATATCCTATATTTCATTAGCGGCTATTCTAGGGGCGCTGACGAGCCGTATAGAAGATCTCGCTCAATCAATGATGCCAGTTAATTTTATAGCTTTAGCGTCGTTTTATATTGCATTATTCAGCATGTCTAATCCAGATACATTACTTGTTAAAATCACAAGCTTCATTCCGTTACTGTCTCCAATGGTCATGTTATTGAGAACGTTATCTGAAACGACACCAGAGTGGCACTTAATATTAGGTATTGTGATATCCGTACTAACAAGTGTTATCTTACTGATTATTGCAGCAAGAACATATCGTGGCAGTGTGCTCACTTATGAAAAAGGCATTGTAAAGAATTTCAAAAATGCATTAAATATAACAAAGTCATAA
- a CDS encoding helix-turn-helix transcriptional regulator encodes MVILKNKVYEYRTQKKITQSELSRLVNVSRQTINSIERNKFNPTLVLAHKLSQVFGVSIDEMFIFEEDENIDFALMQSEGEE; translated from the coding sequence GTGGTTATATTGAAAAACAAAGTTTATGAATATCGTACTCAGAAAAAAATAACGCAAAGTGAATTATCGAGATTAGTGAATGTATCAAGACAAACAATCAATTCGATTGAACGTAACAAATTTAATCCAACGTTAGTGTTGGCACATAAGCTTTCTCAAGTATTCGGAGTATCGATTGATGAAATGTTTATTTTTGAAGAAGATGAAAATATTGATTTTGCTTTAATGCAATCAGAAGGGGAGGAATAG
- the yaaA gene encoding S4 domain-containing protein YaaA has product MKIVVKDISVEDDITLGQFLKNEGVIGTGGQAKWFLQDEEVLINGERETRRGKKLHDGDIIEVPFEGQFRINHQSE; this is encoded by the coding sequence GTGAAGATAGTGGTAAAAGATATCTCAGTTGAAGACGATATAACTTTAGGTCAATTCCTAAAAAATGAAGGCGTCATCGGAACGGGTGGTCAGGCTAAATGGTTCCTCCAAGATGAAGAAGTATTGATCAACGGTGAACGTGAAACACGCCGTGGCAAAAAATTACATGATGGTGACATAATTGAAGTGCCTTTTGAAGGACAATTTCGAATTAACCATCAAAGTGAATAA
- the recF gene encoding DNA replication/repair protein RecF (All proteins in this family for which functions are known are DNA-binding proteins that assist the filamentation of RecA onto DNA for the initiation of recombination or recombinational repair.), whose protein sequence is MILKQLTLNHYRNYEKCTLQFNSNVNILIGENAQGKTNLLESIYTLALAKSHRTSNDKELIQFGEEYGKIEGVLNYRHGTMPISLIITKKGKKAKVNHLEQSRLTQYIGHLNVVLFAPEDLNIVKGSPQIRRRFIDMELGQMSAVYLNHLSNYQRLLKQKNHYLKQLQIGKMKDRTMLEVFNEQFSEAAANVTLKRAQFISELEKIAEVIHQGITSQNETLTVQYEPNIKLAETYQDVTELKDAFYEFLNTSMDKEIERGSARFGPHRDDISFHVNDMNVQTYGSQGQQRTTALSIKLAEIELINQVVGEYPILLLDDVLSELDDKRQTHLLSTIQEKVQTFVTTTSVDGIEHEIMKDAKVFNVSKGNIIE, encoded by the coding sequence ATGATATTAAAGCAACTTACTTTAAATCATTATCGAAATTATGAAAAGTGTACACTTCAATTCAATTCAAATGTAAATATATTAATTGGCGAAAATGCCCAAGGTAAGACGAATTTACTGGAATCTATTTATACACTAGCTTTAGCTAAGAGCCATAGAACCTCAAATGATAAAGAACTCATACAGTTTGGTGAAGAGTATGGTAAAATAGAAGGTGTACTTAACTATCGTCATGGAACTATGCCTATTTCGTTAATCATTACAAAAAAGGGCAAAAAGGCGAAAGTAAATCATTTAGAACAAAGCCGATTAACACAATATATCGGTCATTTAAATGTGGTGTTGTTCGCACCAGAAGATTTGAATATTGTAAAGGGAAGCCCGCAAATCAGACGACGTTTTATTGATATGGAACTCGGTCAGATGTCTGCGGTCTATTTAAATCATTTATCTAATTATCAAAGATTACTTAAACAGAAGAATCATTATCTCAAGCAATTACAAATTGGGAAGATGAAAGATCGAACAATGTTAGAAGTATTTAACGAACAATTTTCAGAAGCGGCAGCAAATGTGACATTAAAACGTGCACAATTTATTAGCGAATTAGAAAAAATCGCAGAAGTTATTCATCAAGGTATTACAAGTCAAAATGAAACTTTAACAGTGCAATATGAACCTAATATTAAACTTGCTGAAACATACCAAGATGTAACGGAGTTGAAAGATGCATTTTATGAATTTTTAAATACTTCAATGGACAAAGAAATTGAACGTGGAAGTGCTAGATTTGGTCCACACCGTGACGATATCAGTTTCCATGTAAATGATATGAATGTACAAACTTATGGTTCTCAAGGACAACAGCGTACAACAGCATTATCTATTAAACTTGCCGAAATCGAATTAATCAATCAAGTTGTAGGTGAATATCCAATATTGCTGTTAGACGATGTATTAAGTGAACTTGATGATAAGAGACAAACCCATTTGTTGAGTACAATTCAAGAGAAGGTTCAAACTTTTGTTACTACAACATCTGTAGATGGAATTGAACATGAAATTATGAAAGATGCCAAGGTATTTAATGTATCTAAAGGCAATATTATTGAGTAG
- the dnaN gene encoding DNA polymerase III subunit beta translates to MKFTIQRDYFLNQLNDTLKAISPRTTLPILTGIKIDATDKGIILTGSDSEISIEITINENIDGEKIVDIEEKGSVVLPGRFFVDIVKKLPGKTVNISTNDQFKTLITSGHSEFNVSGLDPDQYPLLPQVSEDDAIKLPIKVLKNIIAQTNFAVSTSETRPVLTGVNWLIQNNELICTATDSHRLALRKLKLEDESIEDKNVIIPGKALSELNKIVSDSEEDINIFFASNQVLFKVGHINFISRLLEGNYPDTTRLFPENYETKLTLNNSEYYHAIDRASLLAREGGNNVIKLSTDVDKLELSSTSPEIGTVKEDVSTDHVEGESLKISFNSKYMMDALKAIDHDEVQIEFFGTMRPFILKPKGDETVIQLILPIRTY, encoded by the coding sequence ATGAAATTTACTATTCAAAGAGATTACTTTCTTAATCAACTGAATGATACATTAAAAGCTATTTCACCAAGAACAACATTACCAATACTCACAGGAATCAAAATCGATGCAACAGATAAAGGTATTATCCTCACAGGATCAGACTCTGAAATCTCAATCGAAATTACAATCAATGAAAATATTGATGGTGAAAAAATTGTAGATATAGAAGAAAAAGGTTCTGTCGTACTTCCAGGACGTTTCTTTGTAGATATTGTTAAAAAATTACCTGGTAAAACAGTAAACATATCAACAAACGACCAATTTAAAACATTAATTACATCTGGACATTCAGAATTTAATGTTAGTGGATTAGATCCAGATCAATATCCATTATTACCTCAAGTCTCTGAAGACGATGCGATTAAATTACCAATCAAAGTATTAAAGAACATTATCGCACAAACGAACTTTGCAGTGTCCACCTCAGAAACACGTCCTGTATTAACAGGTGTAAACTGGTTAATCCAAAATAATGAATTAATCTGTACTGCAACAGATTCACATAGACTTGCTTTAAGAAAATTAAAATTAGAAGATGAATCCATCGAAGATAAAAATGTTATCATTCCTGGTAAAGCACTTTCTGAATTAAATAAAATCGTTTCTGATTCTGAAGAAGATATCAATATTTTCTTCGCAAGTAACCAAGTGTTATTCAAAGTTGGTCATATTAACTTTATTTCAAGATTATTAGAAGGGAATTACCCAGATACTACGAGATTATTCCCAGAAAATTATGAAACGAAGTTAACTTTAAATAATAGTGAATACTACCACGCAATTGATCGTGCATCATTATTAGCACGTGAAGGTGGAAATAACGTTATTAAATTATCAACAGATGTCGATAAATTAGAATTATCTTCAACTTCTCCAGAAATTGGTACTGTTAAAGAAGATGTATCTACAGATCATGTTGAAGGTGAATCATTAAAAATATCATTCAACTCTAAATACATGATGGATGCATTAAAAGCCATCGACCATGATGAAGTACAAATTGAATTCTTCGGTACAATGAGACCATTTATTCTCAAACCTAAAGGCGATGAAACAGTTATACAACTTATCTTGCCAATCAGAACTTATTAA
- a CDS encoding ABC transporter ATP-binding protein, giving the protein MTLLIKDVSKKFKDFTAVHEVNLEVPAGTMYGFLGGNGAGKTTTFRMILGLLPKTSGVVTFNDRPIDYSMTNTVGYLPEERGLHPKLKVWEQVHYSAKLKGMNKKDIDRELDYWLKRFDAFQNKEKKIEALSKGNQQKVQLIASIIHKPDLLILDEPFSGLDPVNVELLKSAVKDLKESGTTIIFSSHRMEHVEELCDYICIMNKGKSIVSGSIDKVKDDFGKKDIFIEGEYDFTFLKDFEGVEQFESTKKGVKLTISDETYAEAIYQNVIKLGYLKRFHVAEPSLNDIFIAKVGEQNE; this is encoded by the coding sequence ATGACGTTATTAATTAAAGATGTATCCAAAAAATTTAAAGACTTTACAGCTGTACATGAGGTTAATTTAGAAGTACCAGCTGGCACAATGTATGGATTCCTTGGTGGTAATGGTGCGGGGAAGACAACGACGTTTCGTATGATATTAGGATTATTGCCAAAAACATCTGGTGTTGTTACTTTCAACGACAGACCGATTGATTATTCAATGACAAATACAGTCGGATATTTACCAGAAGAAAGAGGTTTGCATCCGAAATTAAAAGTATGGGAACAAGTCCATTATTCAGCAAAGCTTAAAGGCATGAATAAAAAAGACATCGACAGAGAGTTAGATTATTGGTTAAAGCGATTTGATGCATTTCAAAATAAAGAAAAAAAGATTGAAGCACTGTCGAAAGGGAATCAACAAAAAGTTCAATTAATTGCATCAATCATTCATAAGCCAGACTTGTTAATTCTGGATGAACCGTTTAGTGGTCTAGATCCAGTAAACGTAGAATTACTAAAATCTGCAGTTAAAGACTTAAAAGAAAGTGGTACAACGATTATCTTTAGTTCTCACCGAATGGAACATGTAGAAGAACTGTGTGACTATATATGCATCATGAATAAAGGGAAATCGATTGTTTCAGGTTCTATTGACAAAGTTAAAGACGATTTCGGTAAAAAAGATATCTTCATCGAGGGAGAATATGACTTTACATTCTTAAAAGATTTCGAAGGTGTCGAACAATTCGAATCAACTAAAAAAGGTGTAAAACTAACAATCTCAGATGAAACGTACGCAGAAGCTATTTATCAAAATGTAATTAAACTTGGATATTTAAAACGATTCCATGTTGCTGAGCCATCTCTCAACGATATCTTTATTGCTAAAGTAGGTGAACAAAATGAATAA
- the dnaA gene encoding chromosomal replication initiator protein DnaA translates to MNSKEEIWEQVLSIAEEQIASAGYNTWFKGTYLHQIDSNRAIVVAQSPFVAEWLTNKYHEHVINFIYEVIGDKVQVKFISEEDLESEDFSVPAKQTKEIDEHEEIPNSQLNSNNTFDTFVIGPGNQFPHAASLAVAEEPANAYNPLFIYGGVGLGKTHLMHAIGHYVLEQNPNANVLYTSSEKFTNEFIKSIRKNDTESFRDKYRNIDVLLIDDIQFIQKKEQTQEEFFHTFNDLHQNKKQIVISSDRPPKEIPTLEDRLRTRFEWGLIVDITPPDFETRMAILQKKIEEENLDLPVEALTYIANSIQSNIRELEGALTRVLAYSKLRNKPINTDLVAEALKDIISTPRSTKITIQDIQQVVGKMYNVRIEDFAAKKRTKSIAYPRQIAMYLSRELTDFSLPKIGEEFGGRDHTTVIHAHEKIKKDLENNPELKNDLEQLEKQIRG, encoded by the coding sequence ATGAATTCAAAAGAAGAAATTTGGGAGCAAGTATTATCTATTGCTGAAGAACAAATCGCTTCTGCTGGTTATAATACTTGGTTTAAAGGGACGTATTTACATCAAATAGATAGTAATCGTGCAATTGTAGTTGCACAAAGTCCTTTTGTTGCTGAGTGGTTAACTAATAAATATCATGAACATGTCATTAATTTTATTTATGAAGTGATTGGCGATAAAGTTCAAGTTAAATTTATATCAGAAGAAGATCTAGAAAGTGAAGATTTCTCAGTACCTGCAAAGCAAACTAAAGAAATCGATGAACACGAAGAAATACCAAATAGTCAACTTAATAGTAACAACACATTTGATACATTTGTTATTGGTCCAGGCAATCAGTTCCCACACGCAGCTTCATTAGCTGTTGCTGAAGAACCAGCGAATGCGTATAATCCATTATTTATATATGGTGGTGTTGGTTTAGGTAAGACACACCTTATGCATGCAATTGGTCATTACGTCTTGGAACAGAATCCAAACGCAAATGTACTATATACATCAAGTGAGAAATTTACCAATGAATTTATCAAATCTATTAGAAAAAACGATACCGAGAGCTTTAGAGACAAGTATCGTAACATTGATGTTCTACTTATAGATGATATCCAATTCATTCAAAAGAAAGAACAAACGCAAGAAGAGTTCTTCCATACGTTTAATGATTTACATCAAAATAAAAAGCAAATTGTTATCTCAAGTGATCGTCCACCTAAAGAGATACCTACATTAGAAGATCGTTTAAGAACACGCTTTGAATGGGGCTTAATTGTAGATATTACGCCACCAGATTTTGAAACAAGAATGGCTATTTTACAGAAGAAAATCGAAGAAGAAAACCTTGATTTGCCTGTAGAAGCACTCACATATATCGCAAACTCAATTCAATCTAATATTCGTGAATTAGAAGGTGCTTTAACAAGAGTCTTAGCCTATTCAAAACTACGCAACAAACCTATCAATACAGACTTAGTTGCTGAAGCACTTAAAGATATTATTTCTACACCGAGATCTACTAAAATCACTATTCAAGACATACAACAAGTAGTTGGTAAGATGTATAACGTTCGCATTGAAGACTTTGCAGCTAAAAAGCGTACCAAATCCATCGCTTATCCAAGACAAATAGCTATGTACTTATCTCGTGAATTAACGGATTTCTCTTTACCAAAGATTGGTGAAGAATTTGGTGGTCGTGATCATACAACTGTTATTCATGCTCATGAAAAAATTAAAAAAGATCTAGAAAATAATCCTGAACTTAAAAATGATTTAGAACAACTTGAAAAACAAATCCGTGGATAA